In one bacterium genomic region, the following are encoded:
- a CDS encoding PAS domain-containing protein, with the protein MPKATPPIHSTRQYVDEHTYRSLVRISTAFEIIGLGVALTIQIFMPTAQLPLQYSIPAIALLAIGLIYNSFVWRGWHNKRPHLALQIAVLPPIISILIASIATGGINSDWYYLWLIAIVCSGIAGALGATVAAILTAIFWLYSALLIPNNMSLEENLFKMLATIIGLAAAYFIGLGVNRVIKTMRTAEDLTHQLDGAEMRTQLMMSSIADVVVAVDTARQIIIFNEAAQNITGWDQESAMGVDYNLIFKLKDQAGTELSDTTDPFLQALQTGQPVSTDKYYMLSKNNQKISFSIVIAPSFDSKGQTNGAIAIFHDISDQKAVARERNEFISTASHEMRTPVAAIEGYLAMAMNPSLATVDERAKTYIDKAHTASLHLGKLFRDLLSVTKIEDNRMAINRRRFNITELMNQVIGEMEIIAKTKNIKVSTHFDSGGLGRQKVIAPSYEVNADPDRLREVMANLIDNAIKYSKENTTIDVSLKPDKKIIVFSVTDMGIGITATEQKHLFQKFYRVNNSFTRDVGGTGLGLYIARNLIEQFGGKIWVESQEGKGSTFSFSLPLDTSRPV; encoded by the coding sequence ATGCCTAAAGCTACCCCTCCGATCCACTCCACTCGACAATATGTCGACGAGCATACGTACCGATCACTAGTACGTATTAGTACGGCATTTGAAATAATCGGACTTGGGGTCGCCCTGACTATTCAGATTTTCATGCCAACCGCACAACTGCCTCTTCAATATTCTATCCCAGCAATAGCACTTCTGGCGATCGGCCTTATTTATAACAGCTTTGTTTGGCGGGGGTGGCATAACAAACGCCCACATTTAGCCCTGCAGATTGCCGTACTGCCCCCCATTATATCAATTCTGATAGCATCCATTGCAACTGGAGGTATTAACTCAGATTGGTACTATCTATGGCTGATTGCGATAGTGTGCAGTGGTATTGCTGGTGCACTCGGAGCAACTGTGGCTGCAATATTAACTGCAATATTCTGGCTCTACAGTGCTCTACTAATTCCTAATAATATGAGCTTAGAAGAAAATCTCTTTAAGATGTTGGCCACCATTATTGGCCTAGCAGCGGCATATTTTATCGGGCTTGGTGTAAATCGAGTAATAAAAACTATGCGTACCGCAGAAGATCTCACGCATCAACTTGATGGAGCTGAAATGCGTACTCAACTAATGATGAGCTCCATTGCCGACGTAGTGGTGGCAGTTGATACTGCCCGCCAAATCATCATATTCAATGAAGCGGCCCAGAATATTACTGGCTGGGATCAGGAAAGTGCGATGGGGGTTGATTATAACTTAATTTTTAAACTAAAAGATCAGGCTGGCACCGAACTTAGCGACACTACTGATCCATTTTTACAGGCATTACAGACTGGCCAGCCAGTATCGACTGATAAATACTACATGTTGAGTAAAAATAATCAAAAAATTTCATTCTCTATTGTGATAGCGCCATCTTTTGACTCAAAAGGACAAACAAATGGAGCAATTGCCATTTTTCATGATATTTCCGACCAAAAGGCTGTAGCTAGAGAACGCAATGAATTCATCTCAACTGCCTCGCATGAAATGCGTACTCCAGTAGCCGCCATTGAAGGGTATTTGGCGATGGCGATGAACCCATCACTAGCCACAGTGGATGAGCGGGCCAAAACATACATCGACAAAGCCCATACTGCCAGCTTGCATCTAGGCAAATTGTTCCGAGACCTATTATCGGTTACAAAAATTGAAGATAATCGCATGGCAATTAACCGTCGGCGTTTCAATATAACTGAGCTTATGAACCAAGTGATTGGCGAGATGGAGATAATTGCAAAAACTAAAAACATTAAAGTCTCCACTCATTTTGACAGTGGCGGACTAGGTCGTCAGAAAGTTATAGCGCCAAGCTATGAAGTCAATGCCGATCCAGATCGCCTGCGAGAAGTTATGGCTAACCTAATTGACAATGCTATTAAATACTCCAAAGAAAACACCACAATCGATGTCTCGCTAAAGCCTGATAAAAAAATAATTGTTTTTTCAGTTACTGACATGGGTATTGGTATTACTGCAACAGAGCAGAAACATTTATTTCAAAAGTTCTATCGAGTTAACAACTCATTCACGCGCGATGTTGGCGGAACTGGACTGGGCCTGTATATTGCCCGCAATCTCATTGAACAATTTGGTGGCAAAATTTGGGTTGAATCCCAAGAAGGCAAGGGTAGTACATTTTCGTTCTCACTACCACTCGATACAAGTCGCCCAGTATAA
- a CDS encoding SMC-Scp complex subunit ScpB — translation MSTPSEHAQLIEAALFISTSPKSAQTLAKKLNLSASEIQAGINMLRSQLTTRGIRLIQSSAGYELAVAPNLRQQIASISGDLAPTLSQSSLEVLTIIAYEGPCQKAVIDEIRATPSDNSLRALMSRDLIAQKKSHNNDGAMQYELTSFAWRCLGLAGRDALPPKPKTKTKDQHEAK, via the coding sequence ATGTCCACGCCATCTGAACACGCCCAACTAATTGAAGCTGCCTTATTTATTAGCACCTCACCAAAGTCTGCACAAACTCTAGCAAAAAAATTAAACCTTAGCGCATCAGAAATTCAAGCCGGGATTAATATGCTTAGGTCTCAGCTCACCACTAGGGGTATTCGACTAATTCAAAGCAGTGCCGGCTACGAGCTGGCTGTCGCACCAAATCTGCGCCAACAAATTGCCTCAATTAGTGGCGATCTAGCCCCAACCCTATCTCAATCTAGCCTAGAGGTACTGACAATCATCGCCTACGAAGGGCCCTGCCAGAAAGCTGTAATTGATGAGATACGAGCTACACCAAGTGATAACTCATTGCGTGCGCTGATGAGTCGAGATCTTATTGCGCAAAAGAAATCACATAATAACGATGGAGCGATGCAGTATGAGCTCACCAGCTTTGCTTGGCGGTGTTTAGGCCTAGCTGGACGAGATGCACTACCACCCAAGCCCAAAACAAAGACAAAGGATCAGCATGAGGCTAAATAA
- a CDS encoding rRNA pseudouridine synthase, producing MRLNKWLVLAGVATSRRKADELIAEGRIVRNGHVAEAGEQAQPHDDITLDGENLRITSDEVRLTAFYKPRGVISSHVRQGKNNKIIADFVPLGWQHDIIVGRLDRESEGLVLLTNDGALAHQLMHPSFGVRREYLVTTQQPLNDLQLSLLTNGVELEDGVSKAVEATREDGRRIRIVLEEGRNRQIRRTLAELGHTVTRLVRIKHGDFGLENLEPGKWRELKTEAQA from the coding sequence ATGAGGCTAAATAAATGGTTGGTTCTGGCTGGTGTGGCAACCTCTAGGCGTAAGGCTGACGAGCTAATCGCCGAAGGGCGAATTGTGCGTAATGGCCATGTGGCCGAGGCTGGTGAGCAAGCCCAGCCACATGATGACATTACTCTAGACGGAGAAAACCTGCGTATCACCTCTGATGAAGTACGTTTAACGGCCTTTTATAAGCCCCGTGGCGTGATATCGTCACATGTACGACAAGGTAAAAATAATAAAATTATTGCCGATTTTGTGCCTCTCGGTTGGCAACATGACATTATTGTTGGTCGACTTGACCGCGAAAGTGAAGGGCTGGTTCTACTCACTAATGATGGTGCACTCGCTCATCAACTGATGCATCCATCGTTTGGCGTACGGCGTGAATATTTAGTGACCACCCAACAGCCCCTTAATGACCTACAATTGAGTCTACTGACCAACGGAGTTGAACTTGAAGATGGAGTTAGTAAGGCCGTTGAAGCGACTAGGGAAGATGGCCGCCGTATCCGCATTGTTCTGGAAGAGGGTCGCAATCGACAAATTCGACGCACCTTAGCCGAGCTGGGCCACACTGTCACCCGACTGGTTCGTATTAAGCATGGAGATTTTGGCCTAGAAAATCTTGAGCCGGGTAAATGGCGCGAACTAAAAACCGAGGCACAAGCATGA
- the aspS gene encoding aspartate--tRNA(Asn) ligase, with protein sequence MKSSRTLVRELINQNNQTVTVEGWLHKRRLLGGLNFIVVRDRTGVVQILIEKKAEIEKLRGLQVGTVLRVTGKVLQDERAPGGVELHEPKLEIVVPVTEEPIIEIDKAISHKPEHLETLFDNRVISLRNLQEQKIFRIRAAVNADIRSYLAKQEFIEIQTPKLLAEATEGGAEVFTLDYFGKQATLAQSPQFYKQIMVGVFERVFEIGPAYRAEPSATTRHVSEVTMLDIEMGFIDGHEDVLNTIQDMTYAVLNNIYDVMADELKSLNAPKLTLTKTFPRYTVAEVHELYTNAGNDSTIGEKDLRPDEERWICEYAKKQAGCEAVFVTEMPIETHKFYQMINPENPQTVLSADLLFRGVEIATCPMREHNYDKLISQMKDKGINPDAPGFQHYLTAFKFGLPPHGGCGFGIDRFVEKIIGLANVKEAILFPRDINRLDP encoded by the coding sequence ATGAAATCATCTCGTACGCTTGTTCGCGAATTAATTAACCAAAATAACCAAACTGTCACAGTTGAAGGCTGGCTCCATAAGCGTCGTTTGCTTGGTGGTTTAAATTTTATTGTTGTACGCGACCGCACTGGTGTTGTACAAATCTTAATTGAAAAAAAAGCTGAGATTGAAAAGCTACGTGGCTTACAGGTCGGTACTGTGTTGAGAGTAACTGGTAAGGTTCTGCAAGATGAGCGAGCACCAGGTGGGGTAGAGCTACATGAACCAAAGCTAGAGATTGTGGTACCAGTTACGGAAGAGCCAATTATTGAGATCGATAAAGCCATAAGCCATAAGCCAGAGCACCTGGAGACACTATTTGATAACCGAGTGATCAGTCTCAGAAACCTACAAGAGCAGAAAATTTTTCGTATTCGAGCGGCTGTAAACGCGGATATTCGGTCGTATCTAGCCAAGCAAGAATTTATTGAAATCCAAACTCCAAAACTCCTTGCCGAAGCAACTGAAGGTGGAGCAGAAGTCTTTACGCTAGATTATTTTGGCAAACAAGCCACTTTAGCCCAAAGTCCTCAGTTCTATAAGCAAATTATGGTTGGTGTGTTTGAGCGTGTTTTTGAGATTGGTCCAGCTTATCGAGCCGAACCATCTGCCACCACCAGACATGTTTCTGAAGTTACAATGCTAGATATTGAGATGGGCTTTATTGATGGGCACGAAGATGTACTAAATACCATTCAAGACATGACGTATGCCGTATTAAATAATATTTATGACGTTATGGCAGACGAGCTTAAGAGCTTAAATGCCCCAAAGCTAACCTTAACTAAAACTTTCCCACGCTACACTGTAGCAGAAGTGCATGAACTATATACCAATGCCGGCAACGATAGTACCATCGGTGAAAAAGATCTACGTCCAGACGAGGAACGTTGGATTTGTGAATACGCCAAAAAGCAAGCTGGTTGTGAAGCGGTTTTTGTTACAGAAATGCCGATCGAAACCCATAAGTTTTATCAAATGATTAACCCAGAAAACCCACAAACCGTATTATCAGCTGATCTACTATTCCGAGGAGTGGAGATTGCTACCTGTCCGATGCGTGAGCATAACTATGACAAGCTTATCTCACAAATGAAGGATAAGGGCATTAACCCCGATGCACCTGGTTTCCAGCACTATCTAACTGCCTTTAAATTTGGCTTGCCTCCTCATGGTGGCTGTGGTTTTGGTATTGATCGTTTTGTAGAGAAGATTATCGGCCTTGCCAATGTTAAAGAGGCGATATTATTCCCGCGCGATATCAATCGTTTAGATCCATAA
- a CDS encoding response regulator: MTKILLVEDDVNLRDIYFARFQAEGYELAVASNGEEALATAVKEKPNLIILDVMMPRISGFDVLDILRSTPETAHTKVIMMTALSEQSDKDRGKSLGVDEYLVKSQVSLEEVVVAVKKTLGETPTQAAETKPNSTPTAS, from the coding sequence ATGACAAAAATACTACTGGTTGAAGATGATGTGAATTTACGAGATATTTATTTTGCCCGATTTCAAGCTGAAGGTTATGAACTAGCCGTAGCTTCCAATGGTGAGGAAGCGCTAGCCACTGCCGTCAAAGAAAAGCCAAATTTAATAATTCTCGACGTTATGATGCCACGTATTTCTGGCTTTGACGTATTGGATATCTTACGCTCAACACCAGAAACTGCGCACACAAAAGTCATTATGATGACAGCCCTTTCCGAACAATCAGATAAGGATCGCGGTAAAAGTCTTGGGGTAGACGAATATCTCGTAAAGAGCCAAGTTAGCCTAGAAGAAGTCGTGGTGGCCGTAAAGAAAACACTTGGTGAAACGCCAACACAAGCAGCCGAGACAAAACCAAACTCCACGCCAACTGCTTCATAA
- a CDS encoding NUDIX hydrolase — MQGQKYTDGAFALVFKGDHFLLTNTHIKDGDYWSIPGGVVEPGESPAEGAIREVFEETGIRCEIVELLEVIDAVITKDLRLSFYLAKYVGGDIVIDPTEIEAAEWFRIEDLSGLTFAFENTRSIIDVAPGRL, encoded by the coding sequence GTGCAGGGTCAAAAATATACAGATGGAGCTTTTGCCCTGGTTTTTAAGGGTGATCACTTTCTTCTTACAAATACCCATATTAAAGATGGCGACTACTGGTCAATCCCCGGTGGCGTCGTTGAACCCGGAGAAAGTCCAGCAGAGGGAGCTATACGGGAAGTATTCGAAGAAACCGGTATACGGTGTGAAATTGTAGAGTTACTTGAAGTGATAGATGCAGTAATTACAAAAGACTTGCGACTCAGTTTTTATCTAGCTAAATATGTGGGTGGGGATATTGTTATCGACCCTACTGAAATCGAAGCTGCTGAATGGTTTCGTATTGAGGATTTGAGTGGTTTAACCTTTGCTTTTGAAAATACTCGTTCAATCATTGATGTGGCCCCAGGTCGTCTTTAG
- a CDS encoding D-alanyl-D-alanine carboxypeptidase, producing the protein MARTKNRGTSMKEIASLIMSLSITAFSVLPFTAGPSSQPIKTGDYAPITIAKAPNDYSVIAKSAYIEDARTRAVIYENNPQEKLPIASLTKLMTVYLILHDKKLDDTVTIPKEVASVQGGQSAVINLVPGDKMTARQLVQASLIPSANDAAIALAIWHSGSVQDFVDKMNDTARELGMDNTSFKNPTGLDTIGHVSTAQDLALLTHYLLEDDFFRTTVNTKTTTITSEQGRKYVLNTTNELLNNAPSVRGVKTGYTQAAGECLITLSEREGREVITVILGSTDRFGESRNMINLAFSLHYE; encoded by the coding sequence ATGGCGCGAACTAAAAACCGAGGCACAAGCATGAAAGAAATAGCCAGCTTAATTATGTCGCTATCAATTACGGCCTTTAGTGTATTACCTTTTACAGCCGGGCCCAGCAGCCAACCTATTAAAACTGGTGATTATGCGCCAATTACAATCGCAAAAGCCCCGAATGACTATAGTGTAATCGCCAAATCAGCCTACATTGAAGACGCCCGTACCCGTGCAGTAATTTATGAAAATAATCCACAAGAAAAGCTACCAATCGCCAGCCTGACCAAGCTAATGACAGTCTACCTTATCTTGCACGATAAAAAGCTTGATGATACGGTTACCATACCCAAAGAGGTAGCCAGCGTGCAGGGTGGTCAATCGGCCGTCATTAACCTTGTTCCAGGTGATAAAATGACCGCCAGACAACTGGTTCAGGCCTCACTCATTCCATCCGCCAATGATGCTGCAATCGCTCTAGCTATCTGGCACAGTGGCTCTGTGCAGGATTTTGTCGATAAAATGAACGATACAGCGCGCGAGCTCGGTATGGATAACACTAGCTTCAAAAACCCCACTGGGCTTGATACTATAGGGCATGTCTCCACAGCCCAAGATCTAGCTTTACTGACACACTATTTATTAGAGGATGATTTTTTCCGCACCACGGTAAATACCAAAACTACCACCATCACCTCAGAGCAGGGGAGAAAGTACGTACTCAACACCACAAATGAACTACTTAATAATGCCCCCAGTGTACGAGGCGTCAAAACAGGCTACACTCAAGCAGCTGGCGAATGCCTAATAACTCTCTCAGAACGCGAGGGTAGAGAGGTAATTACCGTCATTCTAGGGAGCACGGACCGTTTCGGAGAATCCAGAAATATGATAAACTTGGCTTTCAGTTTACATTATGAGTAA
- a CDS encoding ABC transporter ATP-binding protein encodes MNDLIKILKFSSKLKWYYYGIGALVIILALLNLVNPFLTKQLVDLISSHAQGGNIEFTQALVPLGLMLVASLIVAVLSNINGYLGDNMSQKLNTHLSTSYYEHLMNLPIEYYDSEQTGKITARLERSISSLSQLMNALANNFVQFFLTTVVTLVAIAIYSWPVALLLVIIFPTYIWLTHLSSAAWQKKQGEINKTLDVANGRFVESIGQIRVVKSFVREVGELADYRRRRNKIETSTRSQSITWHKYDAVRRAILGLVFFTIFAVIVWQALNGQYSIGTAVLLITLANQAQFPLFGSSFIIEGIQRARADSRDFFEIMDKKSTITDAENAKMLKIKDGEVRFEHVVFGYNSKHSVLDDISFTIPAHSKVALVGESGEGKSTLANLIVRFYEANEGTITIDGTPITQVTQSSLRKGIGIVFQDPALFSGTIEENIAYGLGRRYTQSELEEVVELANASGFIAKLEQGFKTQVGERGVKLSGGQKQRIIIARALLKNPPILILDEATSSLDAKAEAQVQQALERLMKGRTTIIIAHRLSTITHVDMIIGLKNGKVAEQGSPDELASRSGGIYAELLQLQTASADTAKKKLQKFDIAS; translated from the coding sequence ATGAACGATCTTATTAAAATTCTTAAATTCTCTTCAAAACTAAAATGGTACTACTACGGCATTGGTGCGCTAGTTATCATATTGGCTTTATTAAACTTAGTTAATCCATTTCTCACCAAGCAACTGGTGGATTTAATTAGCTCTCATGCTCAGGGTGGCAATATTGAATTTACGCAGGCCCTCGTCCCACTTGGTCTCATGCTGGTGGCTTCGCTCATTGTAGCCGTCCTCTCAAATATCAATGGCTATCTGGGTGATAATATGTCACAAAAGCTCAATACTCATCTCTCGACCAGCTATTACGAGCACCTGATGAATCTTCCGATTGAGTACTATGACTCGGAACAGACTGGCAAGATAACCGCCCGCTTAGAGCGCTCCATATCAAGTCTTTCTCAGCTAATGAACGCCTTAGCAAATAATTTTGTTCAATTTTTCCTAACTACCGTTGTAACGCTCGTAGCAATTGCGATCTACTCCTGGCCTGTGGCATTACTATTGGTTATTATTTTTCCCACCTACATTTGGCTGACACATCTCTCCAGTGCGGCTTGGCAAAAAAAGCAAGGAGAAATCAATAAGACGCTTGATGTCGCAAATGGTCGGTTTGTTGAGTCGATTGGTCAAATTCGAGTGGTTAAATCTTTTGTGCGCGAAGTTGGCGAGCTAGCAGATTATCGAAGGCGCCGCAATAAGATAGAAACTTCAACTCGCTCGCAATCAATCACCTGGCATAAGTACGATGCTGTCCGGCGAGCAATTCTGGGCTTGGTCTTTTTTACAATTTTTGCTGTGATTGTTTGGCAGGCGCTAAATGGTCAATACTCAATTGGTACAGCCGTACTACTGATTACACTAGCAAACCAAGCTCAATTCCCGCTATTTGGCTCGAGCTTTATTATTGAAGGTATTCAACGAGCACGAGCTGACAGCCGAGACTTCTTTGAAATAATGGATAAAAAGTCGACTATTACCGATGCAGAAAATGCTAAGATGCTTAAAATTAAAGATGGGGAAGTGCGTTTTGAGCATGTAGTGTTTGGCTACAACAGCAAGCATAGTGTCTTAGATGACATCAGCTTTACAATCCCAGCTCACAGTAAAGTTGCATTGGTTGGTGAGTCGGGTGAAGGGAAGTCAACTCTAGCAAACCTAATTGTGCGCTTTTACGAAGCTAACGAAGGCACCATTACCATCGATGGCACACCAATTACTCAGGTTACACAATCTAGTCTGCGAAAGGGGATTGGTATTGTCTTTCAGGATCCGGCACTTTTTTCTGGCACTATTGAAGAAAATATTGCCTACGGACTGGGTCGTCGCTACACCCAATCAGAGCTAGAAGAGGTAGTTGAGTTGGCTAATGCCAGCGGTTTTATTGCTAAGCTGGAGCAAGGCTTTAAGACGCAAGTGGGCGAGCGAGGGGTTAAGCTATCTGGCGGGCAAAAACAACGGATTATTATTGCTCGCGCTCTACTAAAAAACCCACCAATTCTCATCCTGGATGAAGCCACTAGCTCACTCGATGCAAAAGCCGAAGCTCAAGTGCAACAAGCCCTGGAGCGCCTAATGAAGGGACGCACAACGATCATTATTGCGCACAGATTGAGCACCATTACTCACGTCGATATGATTATTGGCCTTAAAAATGGCAAGGTTGCAGAGCAGGGTAGCCCCGACGAATTGGCTAGTAGGTCAGGTGGTATTTACGCCGAACTCTTACAACTCCAAACCGCTAGCGCCGATACAGCTAAGAAAAAGCTCCAGAAATTCGATATTGCATCATAG
- a CDS encoding GTP-binding protein, whose protein sequence is MTEKKFSKRIPILAVTGFLGSGKTTFVNHLLAEPHGLKIGVVVNDFGAINIDSELVAGKTDTKLELSNGCICCSLETLDVQEAIAQFAYLGSDIDLIVIEASGLAEPRDLALNLRDMIGIGVKLDAIVTLIDAEHVIENAKAHKNAADQIEFTDFVIINKIDAVDKARITEIRQLIEMTNPRARIFEAVRANVDIRLLSDPDRVWDEVGLKRHQHHNEPHRHDHFHDKFKHISLELTSPLHPMKFQEFVNSQIPKTVYRAKGFVDLGSKGHSRKYVFQLVGTRSELFWDNWREGEDHKTQMVFIGTDFDEKKLEVDFKACIDEDPGSELEGIDLRLPQKWEG, encoded by the coding sequence ATGACCGAGAAGAAATTTTCAAAAAGAATCCCCATCCTTGCTGTGACAGGGTTTTTAGGTAGTGGTAAAACAACTTTTGTAAATCACTTATTGGCTGAACCACATGGCTTAAAAATCGGTGTAGTAGTGAACGATTTTGGGGCGATCAATATTGATTCAGAACTCGTGGCTGGCAAGACCGATACAAAGCTGGAGCTATCTAATGGTTGTATTTGCTGTTCCTTGGAGACGCTGGATGTGCAGGAAGCGATTGCTCAATTCGCCTATCTAGGCAGTGATATAGATTTAATTGTGATTGAAGCTTCGGGCTTAGCTGAGCCACGCGATTTGGCGCTTAATTTACGCGATATGATTGGCATTGGCGTTAAGTTGGATGCTATTGTAACGCTGATTGATGCTGAGCATGTTATAGAAAATGCCAAAGCCCACAAAAACGCTGCTGACCAGATTGAATTCACAGATTTTGTAATTATCAATAAGATTGACGCAGTCGATAAGGCGCGCATCACAGAGATTCGCCAGCTCATCGAGATGACCAACCCACGGGCGCGGATTTTTGAAGCGGTACGGGCTAATGTAGATATTCGCTTACTGTCTGATCCAGATCGAGTGTGGGACGAAGTAGGGCTTAAAAGACATCAGCATCATAACGAGCCTCATAGGCATGACCATTTTCATGATAAATTTAAGCATATATCTTTGGAGCTAACTTCCCCGCTCCATCCAATGAAGTTTCAAGAGTTTGTGAATAGCCAGATTCCAAAAACTGTATATCGGGCAAAGGGCTTTGTCGATCTTGGCTCCAAGGGTCACTCCCGCAAGTATGTTTTTCAATTGGTCGGCACGCGCTCGGAACTTTTTTGGGATAATTGGCGCGAGGGCGAAGATCACAAAACTCAGATGGTATTTATTGGCACAGATTTTGATGAGAAAAAGCTGGAGGTAGATTTTAAGGCCTGCATTGATGAGGACCCAGGTTCAGAGCTTGAAGGGATAGATTTGCGTCTACCGCAGAAATGGGAAGGTTAG
- the tgt gene encoding tRNA guanosine(34) transglycosylase Tgt, producing the protein MKKVLKTQHGEVRLPAFFPDATRATIKSVDTQAVLATQTPGLVMNTYHLANLGLVDIIAGQGGLHNFTGWDRPIITDSGGFQAMSLVREFNTGGRFTEDGIIFQDSAGNKLELTPESCIDYQLKLGSDIIMILDDCTKPDMPMAEQLKSVERTIRWAKRARTHFDKAIKKIGHKPLLFSIVQGGGDRELRRTCAQELSKLNFDGYAFGGFPINEAGELQVETMQAVVDDTPAEAIKYAMGVGTPEQIVKSVAMGYDLFDVVIPTREARHRKLYVWSGKPEELDLNADFYSSITMKNLSLQNDSGPIDPRCDCRACKNYSRAYVHTLFRADQSVASQLASIHNLRFYSKLMELLKTTWGHIND; encoded by the coding sequence ATGAAAAAAGTCCTCAAAACCCAACATGGTGAGGTTCGCTTACCGGCTTTCTTTCCAGATGCCACTCGCGCCACCATTAAATCTGTCGATACGCAGGCTGTTTTAGCCACCCAAACACCAGGGTTGGTGATGAACACCTATCATTTAGCAAATCTAGGCCTGGTAGATATTATCGCGGGGCAAGGTGGCTTGCATAATTTTACTGGCTGGGATCGACCAATTATTACCGACTCTGGTGGTTTTCAAGCCATGAGCTTGGTACGCGAATTTAATACCGGTGGTCGTTTTACCGAAGACGGTATTATTTTTCAAGATTCAGCTGGTAATAAGTTAGAGCTTACGCCCGAAAGTTGCATCGATTACCAACTCAAGCTAGGCAGTGATATTATTATGATTTTAGATGATTGCACTAAGCCAGATATGCCCATGGCCGAACAGCTTAAAAGTGTTGAGCGCACCATCCGCTGGGCAAAGCGCGCTCGTACCCACTTCGATAAAGCAATAAAAAAGATAGGGCATAAACCACTTCTTTTCAGCATTGTGCAGGGTGGGGGAGATAGAGAATTGCGCCGCACCTGCGCTCAAGAACTCAGCAAACTTAACTTTGACGGCTATGCTTTTGGCGGCTTTCCGATTAATGAAGCGGGGGAGTTGCAGGTCGAGACCATGCAGGCCGTGGTGGACGACACTCCAGCTGAAGCAATTAAATACGCCATGGGGGTTGGCACGCCAGAACAGATTGTGAAGAGCGTAGCAATGGGTTACGACCTGTTTGATGTTGTGATCCCCACGCGAGAAGCACGACACCGCAAGCTGTATGTATGGAGCGGCAAACCAGAGGAGCTCGACCTCAACGCCGACTTTTATTCTAGTATAACTATGAAGAACCTATCACTTCAGAATGATTCTGGCCCGATCGATCCACGCTGCGATTGTCGTGCTTGCAAAAATTATTCCCGCGCCTACGTGCACACCCTCTTCCGTGCCGATCAATCCGTCGCCAGCCAGCTGGCAAGTATTCATAATCTTCGCTTTTACTCGAAGTTGATGGAGCTACTAAAGACGACCTGGGGCCACATCAATGATTGA